The Blattabacterium sp. (Cryptocercus kyebangensis) region ATTAGTTCACCTATCTACTGGAATGATATTTAGACATCATATAAAAACTAAAACAAGCTTAGGAAAACTTTCTCGTTATTATATTAATCGAGGTATATTAGTACCTGATAAAATTACTACAAATATGTTGAATATAGAAATAAAAAAATATATTCAATCTAAAGGAATTATTTATGATGGATATCCTAGAACAAAAAATCAAGTTTTTTCTTTAGAAAAAACATTAAAAATCCTATCCTTAGGAAGGATAAATATAATTTTTTCTTTTGGTATAAAGAAAAAATTATTAATCAATAGATTATTAAAAAGAGGTAAGACTAGTCATCGTGATGATGATTCGGATATTATTACGGTTCAAAGAAGAATAGAAGAATATAAAAAAATAACTTCTTTTATTTGGGATGAAAAAAAATGGAAAAATAATAAAATAGAAATTAATGCTTCTTCTTCTGTAAAAGAAATTTCTTTTTTTATAGAAAAAAAAATTTTGAATTTAAATATTTGAAAAAAATTTTTTTTATGACAAAAAGTTTTATAGATTTTATAAAAATTTATTGTAAAAGTGGAAATGGAGGAAAAGGATGTATTCATTTTCATAAAAAAAAATATATAAAAAGGGGGAGTTCTGATGGAGGATCAGGGGGAAAAGGAGGTGATATTATTATACAAGGAAATTCTAATCTTCATACTTTTATTCATCTAAAATATAATAAATATTGGATTGCTAAATCTGGAAATCCAGGAAAAGGGAATAATATTACTGGAGCAAACGGTAAAAATTTATTTATAGAAGTTCCTATAGGAACTATAATTAAAGATATAAATAAAAATATTTTAGTAGAAATAACCAAAAATCATCAAGAAGAAGTTTTATTCAAAGGAGGAAAAGGAGGAAAAGGAAATATCTTTTTTAAGAATTCTAAATTTCAATCTCCATTTTATGCACAAACTGGAATAAAAACTATAGGAAATTGGATTTTTTTAGAGTTAAAAATTTTGGCAGATGTTGGTTTAATTGGATTTCCAAATTCCGGAAAATCAACTTTACTTTCTACAATTACAAAAGCAAAACCAAAAATAGGAAATTTTCCTTTTACAACTAAAATACCTAATTTGGGAATAGTTAAAATGAATTATGATTATGATACTTTCTTAGTAGCAGATATACCTGGAATTATAGAAAAAGCTTCACAAGGTAAAGGATTAGGATATACTTTTCTAAGACATATAGAACGTAATCTTGTTCTATTATTTTTAATTTCTGCAGAAACGAAAAATAATAAAATAGAATATTTCATATTATTGAATGAATTAAAAAAATTTAACCGAAAATTATTAAATAAAAAACGTTTATTGGTTATTTCTAAATCAGATTTGATCGATAATGAAACAAAAAAAAGAATAAAGAAAATATTTTTAACATTAGGAGAAAATATCATCTTTATTTCTTCTTTTACAAAAGAAGGAATAATTCAATTAAAAAATAAATTATGGAATATAATTCAAGAATTACGAGTAAGATAATTTTTTTATAACCATATTTCTATCTATATTCAAAATTTTTTTAGATTCTTTCATTTCAAATATATAATCTACAAATATTTTTTCACAAAAAGTACGTAATCCCCTAGCTCCCAATCCTAATTTAATTGTTTTCTCTACAATAAT contains the following coding sequences:
- a CDS encoding nucleoside monophosphate kinase, with product MIHIILFGPPGCGKGTQARILENKFGLVHLSTGMIFRHHIKTKTSLGKLSRYYINRGILVPDKITTNMLNIEIKKYIQSKGIIYDGYPRTKNQVFSLEKTLKILSLGRINIIFSFGIKKKLLINRLLKRGKTSHRDDDSDIITVQRRIEEYKKITSFIWDEKKWKNNKIEINASSSVKEISFFIEKKILNLNI
- the obgE gene encoding GTPase ObgE; its protein translation is MTKSFIDFIKIYCKSGNGGKGCIHFHKKKYIKRGSSDGGSGGKGGDIIIQGNSNLHTFIHLKYNKYWIAKSGNPGKGNNITGANGKNLFIEVPIGTIIKDINKNILVEITKNHQEEVLFKGGKGGKGNIFFKNSKFQSPFYAQTGIKTIGNWIFLELKILADVGLIGFPNSGKSTLLSTITKAKPKIGNFPFTTKIPNLGIVKMNYDYDTFLVADIPGIIEKASQGKGLGYTFLRHIERNLVLLFLISAETKNNKIEYFILLNELKKFNRKLLNKKRLLVISKSDLIDNETKKRIKKIFLTLGENIIFISSFTKEGIIQLKNKLWNIIQELRVR